One Candidatus Bathyarchaeota archaeon genomic region harbors:
- a CDS encoding cyclase family protein produces the protein MEQIDLNFEKYRFVDLTHEFKEGMPSFSPYIHFSNLSCEIGDKYNSHILQLSEHHGTHVDAPFHIGGKKILNDYSIDTWHGFCNVIDLTSKKPGEFVLSEDIKKWEELHGNISENEIVLLNYGWDKKWKIKSKKTPYNGPPEFFDNFPGLSEEVAHYLGRLKIKMIGTDTATIDAFSNFKKAQTFGTLEPAHEILLIEHDVVVIECLRNLDKLPPKGAYLFSFPLNIYKATGSPVRALALITKD, from the coding sequence ATGGAACAAATAGATCTAAATTTTGAAAAATATAGATTTGTTGATTTAACCCATGAATTCAAAGAAGGCATGCCCTCTTTTTCACCATACATCCATTTTTCAAACTTGTCATGTGAGATTGGTGATAAATATAATTCACATATATTGCAATTATCAGAGCATCATGGAACGCATGTAGATGCCCCTTTCCACATAGGTGGAAAGAAAATTTTAAACGATTATTCTATTGATACATGGCATGGGTTCTGTAATGTCATAGATTTAACATCTAAAAAACCTGGGGAATTTGTTCTCTCTGAAGATATAAAAAAATGGGAGGAATTGCACGGTAATATCTCTGAAAACGAAATTGTTCTTTTAAATTATGGCTGGGATAAAAAATGGAAAATTAAAAGTAAAAAGACTCCATATAACGGTCCACCAGAATTTTTCGATAACTTTCCTGGCTTATCTGAAGAAGTTGCGCATTATTTAGGAAGATTAAAGATTAAGATGATAGGTACAGATACTGCAACTATTGATGCTTTTTCAAATTTTAAAAAGGCTCAAACATTTGGTACTTTGGAACCTGCCCATGAAATACTATTAATTGAGCATGATGTAGTTGTTATTGAATGCTTAAGAAATCTTGATAAGCTCCCTCCCAAAGGGGCATATCTTTTCTCATTTCCTCTGAATATATATAAAGCTACAGGTTCACCAGTTAGAGCACTTGCTTTGATAACTAAGGATTAG
- a CDS encoding DUF211 domain-containing protein, with protein sequence MAANIKRLVLDSLKPRESSLLDLSKTLAEVNGIEEVDINVTEVDVKTETVKLILRGTSIDYDGITKTLDEYGVTLRSIDEISVHKKRRKRSDH encoded by the coding sequence TTGGCTGCAAATATTAAGAGATTAGTCTTAGATTCGCTCAAACCCAGGGAAAGTTCGCTATTAGATTTATCTAAAACTTTGGCTGAAGTTAATGGTATCGAAGAAGTCGATATCAATGTTACTGAGGTGGATGTTAAAACAGAGACTGTTAAGCTAATATTAAGAGGTACTAGTATCGATTATGATGGAATCACTAAAACCCTTGATGAATATGGAGTTACATTGAGAAGTATAGACGAGATCAGTGTTCATAAAAAACGCAGGAAAAGATCAGATCACTAA